Proteins encoded in a region of the Bacteroidales bacterium genome:
- a CDS encoding T9SS type A sorting domain-containing protein produces MKHPYSRKINQFKNTARQINDLIETNSWQTIADKQKQQLQWKLNNLFSIVKNILQKKELKKILAAAAFLIYVGNTNAQTFAPAVNNPFGLSNPGYYVLLPSFTDLDNDGDLDIIALTYYGQIQYFENTGTPTNPAFAAPQTNPFGISYPALGLRPVTVDMDNDGDQDLFTGEYYGAFKYFQNTGTPANPAFALPTTNPFGLDSAFEEGFPAFADFDNDGDPDMLSNEYYGVFKYYENTGTASSPNFAAPTQNPYGLTVPSIDEANPTVGDLDNDGDLDILVGSWDNGGNIYFYRNSGSNTSPSFAAPLLNPFGLSAAAGIAAPTLGDIDNDGDLDLMVGDTTGNFIFYKNNLINGIPEFNSDDISFDVSPNPAQGEAIITIHNNKNNLTIKLFDISGKHILEKNIIDNKTTLNINKLPAGVYIVEVSDKKLASRKKLIVE; encoded by the coding sequence ATGAAACATCCCTACTCCAGAAAAATCAATCAATTTAAAAATACAGCACGTCAGATAAATGATCTGATTGAAACCAACAGTTGGCAAACCATTGCAGATAAACAAAAGCAGCAACTGCAATGGAAACTGAACAACCTCTTTTCTATTGTAAAAAATATTTTACAAAAAAAGGAATTGAAAAAAATCCTTGCTGCTGCTGCATTCCTGATTTATGTAGGAAATACAAATGCTCAAACTTTTGCTCCTGCAGTAAACAATCCTTTCGGGCTTTCAAATCCAGGATACTACGTTTTACTTCCATCTTTTACTGACCTTGATAACGATGGCGACCTTGATATAATAGCCTTAACCTATTATGGACAGATTCAATATTTTGAAAATACAGGAACTCCTACCAATCCTGCTTTTGCTGCACCCCAAACCAATCCTTTCGGTATATCGTACCCGGCTTTAGGACTCAGGCCCGTTACTGTCGACATGGACAACGATGGGGATCAGGATTTATTTACCGGCGAATATTATGGTGCCTTCAAATATTTTCAAAACACAGGAACGCCAGCCAATCCTGCTTTTGCGCTTCCAACAACAAACCCTTTCGGACTTGATTCAGCTTTTGAAGAAGGGTTTCCTGCTTTTGCTGATTTTGACAACGATGGGGATCCCGATATGTTGTCAAATGAATACTATGGAGTTTTTAAATATTATGAAAATACAGGAACAGCGTCAAGCCCTAATTTTGCAGCTCCAACACAGAATCCTTATGGACTTACTGTTCCATCAATAGATGAAGCAAATCCTACTGTTGGTGATTTAGATAATGATGGAGATTTAGACATTCTTGTTGGTTCATGGGATAACGGAGGGAATATCTATTTTTACAGAAATTCCGGAAGCAATACTTCACCAAGTTTTGCCGCTCCATTACTTAATCCCTTTGGTTTAAGCGCCGCTGCTGGAATTGCAGCACCCACGCTTGGTGATATTGACAACGATGGCGATTTGGATCTAATGGTTGGCGACACTACAGGTAATTTTATTTTTTATAAAAATAACCTGATTAATGGTATTCCAGAATTTAATTCTGATGATATTTCCTTTGATGTATCGCCAAATCCCGCGCAAGGAGAAGCAATCATTACAATACATAACAACAAAAATAATCTCACAATAAAACTTTTTGACATTTCGGGAAAACATATTTTAGAAAAAAATATCATTGACAATAAAACAACACTCAATATTAACAAACTTCCCGCAGGTGTTTACATTGTTGAGGTATCTGATAAAAAATTAGCTTCACGGAAAAAGCTTATTGTTGAATAA
- a CDS encoding TIGR03032 family protein → MNNFSQAEAFQCTYNTEVVELLSRLNCSLVISTYQAGKIIFLSPQKNGSMVQLPRTFSKPMGIAVNTDNSKIAIACKDEIIVFSNSSKLGFHYPAKPKTYDAFFTPRLTYHTGNVDIHDLLWGNEKLFAVNTLFSCIVTFDDNYNFTPYWKPPFISKLVSEDRCHLNGMILIDGEPRYTTSFSNSDTFQGWRENITKSGILFDIKKNETIIENLPMPHSPRMINGEIYLLLSATSELVKINIEKRNYEVIAKMNGFVRGMAHYNDYLFIGLSKLRKSSSTFSKLEIAEKPMNTGVCILQLSTGKIIGELIYNTSVEEIYDVHVLPNITRPNILNTIRPEYKMGLSIPGSTFWSLPENENK, encoded by the coding sequence ATGAATAATTTTTCTCAGGCTGAAGCATTTCAATGCACCTATAATACTGAAGTTGTTGAGCTCTTATCAAGGCTGAATTGCAGTCTTGTTATCAGCACATACCAGGCTGGGAAAATAATTTTTCTTTCACCACAAAAAAACGGCTCGATGGTTCAACTCCCCCGCACTTTTTCAAAACCTATGGGGATTGCCGTAAATACTGATAATTCAAAAATTGCAATTGCATGTAAAGATGAAATAATTGTTTTTTCAAATTCTTCTAAACTTGGTTTTCATTATCCTGCAAAACCAAAAACTTATGATGCTTTTTTCACTCCAAGGTTAACGTATCACACCGGAAATGTTGATATACATGATTTGTTATGGGGCAACGAAAAACTTTTTGCAGTTAATACACTTTTCTCATGTATAGTAACTTTCGATGACAATTATAATTTCACGCCCTACTGGAAGCCTCCATTTATTTCAAAATTAGTTTCTGAAGACAGGTGCCATCTTAATGGAATGATCCTCATTGACGGCGAACCCCGCTATACAACAAGTTTCAGCAACAGTGATACATTTCAGGGATGGCGGGAAAATATTACAAAAAGCGGAATACTTTTCGATATTAAGAAAAATGAAACAATTATCGAAAACCTTCCTATGCCTCATTCTCCAAGAATGATTAATGGTGAAATTTATCTTCTTCTATCGGCAACTTCAGAGTTGGTTAAAATAAATATTGAAAAAAGAAATTATGAAGTAATTGCTAAAATGAATGGGTTTGTCCGCGGAATGGCACATTACAATGATTATTTATTTATTGGTTTATCAAAACTCAGGAAAAGTTCATCCACTTTTTCAAAGCTTGAAATAGCCGAAAAGCCTATGAATACAGGAGTTTGCATTTTACAACTCAGTACCGGAAAAATTATCGGAGAACTAATTTACAATACATCTGTTGAAGAAATTTATGATGTTCATGTACTACCCAATATTACTCGTCCGAATATTTTAAATACAATACGACCTGAGTATAAGATGGGGCTTTCGATTCCGGGAAGCACTTTCTGGTCATTACCTGAAAATGAAAACAAATAA